One Corynebacterium yudongzhengii DNA window includes the following coding sequences:
- a CDS encoding GNAT family N-acetyltransferase — protein MTSGNHTPEILLRETTAEDLTYIKRLNYLAEVFGEESTTPDSQGFLASARFYVDAWRAKQGGFIAMDTSLDNPAGGVWIIEGDDDLHGTGYVSADIPELAIAVEKRYQGHKLGPRLIQAATELARERGFAGISLAVNLDNTRAHRLYERLGFVFHAEREDNHIAMVRRF, from the coding sequence ATGACTTCTGGCAACCACACACCGGAGATCCTCCTGCGAGAGACTACCGCCGAGGATCTGACCTACATCAAGCGGCTGAACTACCTCGCCGAGGTTTTCGGCGAGGAGTCCACCACCCCCGACTCGCAGGGCTTCTTGGCGTCGGCGCGGTTCTACGTCGACGCGTGGCGCGCAAAGCAGGGCGGGTTCATCGCGATGGATACCTCGCTGGACAATCCCGCCGGCGGTGTCTGGATCATCGAAGGTGACGACGATCTGCATGGCACCGGATATGTTTCCGCCGACATTCCTGAGCTGGCTATCGCCGTCGAGAAGCGCTACCAGGGCCACAAGCTGGGCCCGCGCCTGATCCAGGCGGCGACCGAGCTGGCGCGTGAGCGGGGCTTCGCCGGTATTTCGCTGGCGGTCAACCTCGACAACACGCGTGCGCATCGGCTGTATGAGCGGCTGGGCTTCGTATTCCATGCCGAGCGCGAGGATAATCACATCGCGATGGTGCGCCGTTTCTGA
- a CDS encoding cobalamin-independent methionine synthase II family protein, which translates to MVNKIRTTHVGSLPRTPELLEANNQRANGTIDDEKFFEILENSVNEVVKRQVDLGVDIVNEGEYGHITSGAVDYGAWWNYSFSRLGGLTMTDEDRWAAQEVVRSAPGNIRLTSFSDRRDRALFSEAYNDPDSGIFAGRAKVGNPKFTGEVTYIGQKEVETDIRLLRNAMDAAGAKEGFVAALSPGSAARLKDEYYYDDTALVNACADAMSQEYKAITDAGFTVQLDAPDLAEAWDQINPEPSVADFQDWLKIRIDAINSALKGLPREQTRLHICWGSWHGPHVTDVPFEDIIDVILEANVGGYSFEASSPRHGHEWRVWSDGRLPEGRVIYPGMVSHSTNAVEHPRLVADRIIRFAEQVGPENVIASTDCGLGGRLNHQIAWAKLQSLVEGAEIATKELF; encoded by the coding sequence ATGGTCAACAAGATCCGCACCACCCACGTCGGCTCTCTGCCGCGCACCCCGGAGCTTCTGGAGGCGAACAACCAGCGCGCCAACGGCACCATCGACGATGAGAAGTTCTTCGAGATTCTCGAGAACTCCGTCAACGAGGTGGTCAAGCGCCAGGTGGATCTCGGCGTCGACATCGTCAACGAAGGCGAGTACGGCCACATCACCTCCGGTGCCGTGGACTACGGAGCGTGGTGGAACTACTCGTTTAGCCGGCTGGGCGGGCTGACCATGACCGACGAGGATCGCTGGGCCGCCCAGGAGGTCGTGCGCTCCGCGCCGGGCAACATTCGTCTCACCTCGTTCTCCGATCGCCGCGACCGCGCGCTGTTCTCGGAGGCATACAACGACCCGGACTCCGGCATCTTCGCTGGCCGCGCCAAGGTGGGCAACCCGAAGTTCACCGGCGAGGTCACCTACATCGGCCAGAAAGAAGTCGAGACCGATATCCGCCTGCTGCGCAACGCCATGGACGCCGCCGGCGCGAAGGAGGGCTTCGTCGCTGCGCTCTCGCCGGGCTCTGCGGCCCGCCTGAAGGATGAGTACTATTACGACGACACCGCGCTGGTGAACGCCTGTGCCGACGCCATGTCCCAGGAGTACAAGGCGATTACCGACGCCGGCTTCACCGTCCAGCTCGACGCCCCGGACCTCGCCGAGGCATGGGACCAGATCAACCCGGAGCCGTCGGTCGCCGACTTCCAGGACTGGCTGAAGATTCGTATCGACGCCATCAACTCCGCCCTCAAGGGTCTCCCGCGGGAGCAGACCCGACTGCACATCTGCTGGGGTTCCTGGCACGGCCCGCATGTCACCGACGTGCCCTTCGAGGACATCATCGACGTCATCCTCGAGGCCAACGTTGGCGGCTACAGCTTCGAGGCGTCAAGCCCCCGCCACGGACACGAGTGGCGCGTCTGGTCCGACGGGCGCCTGCCCGAAGGCCGCGTCATCTACCCGGGCATGGTGTCGCACTCGACGAACGCCGTCGAGCACCCGCGCCTAGTGGCCGATCGCATCATTCGCTTCGCCGAGCAGGTCGGTCCGGAAAACGTCATCGCCTCCACGGACTGCGGCCTCGGCGGTCGCCTGAACCACCAAATCGCCTGGGCTAAGCTTCAGTCGCTGGTCGAGGGCGCCGAGATCGCTACCAAGGAGCTCTTCTAG
- a CDS encoding choice-of-anchor I family protein: protein MALRRTAVALCAATATSLALVAPASALVVENPVTDFANADDFQITPIGSYDTGQFDEGAAEIVDFYAAENIVLTVNAQSGSIDVISITDPANPTKVGDVSAGDDVGINSVTVREDGLAVAAVEPADKTAEGEMLFFDANTSEVLGKVKLGNNGEHDAALPDMVGISADGRYAFVANEGEPAENYSFDPEGSVSIIALPEIGDLRAPAQSDVRVADFRAYNEDGPRELPEGVRIFGPAEVDGAEYSTTVAQNLEPEYITEVGGKLYTTLQENNAVAVVDVETATVTNIFPLGTADHSQVPLDASDRDDRINITEWPVRGIHQPDSIVGYTANDGGDYVVMANEGDARDWDAYSEEARIKHLGDPDETDYADNPLPGICEGFAGMSAEEIEEFQADENAGRLNITIADGLNEDGTCFNELYSFGSRSFSIFSTDGTEVFNSGSEFEEITARLHEQGKLVFNAGHDEGWFDSRSDNKGPEPEGVALGHINGRDYAFIGLERVGGIFVYDITDPANASYVAYVNNRNFDVSAIDEESEELVDNWQDAGDLGAEGLVFIPAADSPNGNDLVVVGNEVSGTTTVFEITGAVTEGSGEDPADGSAAGSSSSSESSVSSSSGLLVVGGLIALIAAIGGVIASTPAIGQLLMSLIPPHLRDHIEDILP from the coding sequence GTGGCCCTCCGCCGTACGGCCGTGGCCCTGTGCGCCGCCACCGCCACCTCACTTGCGCTGGTCGCCCCCGCCTCCGCTCTCGTCGTCGAGAACCCGGTGACCGATTTCGCCAACGCCGATGATTTCCAGATCACCCCGATCGGTTCCTACGACACCGGCCAGTTCGACGAGGGCGCGGCGGAGATCGTGGACTTCTACGCCGCCGAGAACATCGTTCTCACCGTCAACGCGCAGTCCGGAAGCATCGACGTGATCTCCATCACCGATCCTGCCAACCCCACCAAGGTCGGTGATGTCTCCGCGGGCGATGATGTCGGCATCAACTCGGTCACCGTGCGCGAGGACGGTCTGGCTGTCGCCGCCGTCGAGCCGGCCGACAAGACCGCCGAGGGCGAGATGCTGTTCTTCGACGCCAACACCAGTGAGGTACTCGGGAAGGTCAAGCTGGGTAACAACGGCGAGCACGACGCCGCCCTGCCGGACATGGTGGGGATTTCCGCCGACGGCCGTTACGCTTTCGTCGCCAATGAGGGCGAGCCGGCCGAGAATTACTCCTTCGACCCGGAGGGCTCGGTGTCGATCATCGCGCTGCCCGAGATCGGCGATCTGCGGGCCCCGGCGCAGAGCGACGTGCGCGTGGCTGATTTCCGGGCCTACAACGAGGACGGCCCCCGCGAGCTGCCGGAGGGCGTGCGCATCTTCGGCCCCGCGGAGGTCGACGGCGCGGAGTACTCCACCACCGTCGCTCAGAATCTCGAGCCCGAGTACATCACCGAGGTCGGCGGCAAGCTCTACACCACGCTGCAGGAGAACAACGCCGTGGCCGTGGTCGATGTGGAGACCGCGACCGTCACCAACATCTTCCCGCTGGGCACCGCCGATCACTCACAGGTACCGCTGGACGCTTCCGACCGGGACGATCGCATCAACATCACCGAATGGCCGGTGCGCGGCATCCACCAGCCGGATTCGATCGTGGGCTACACGGCTAACGACGGCGGCGACTACGTGGTCATGGCCAACGAGGGCGACGCCCGCGACTGGGACGCCTACTCCGAAGAGGCGCGCATCAAGCATCTCGGCGATCCGGACGAGACCGACTACGCCGACAACCCGCTGCCGGGTATCTGCGAAGGCTTCGCGGGCATGAGCGCCGAGGAGATCGAAGAGTTCCAGGCCGATGAGAACGCCGGGCGCCTGAACATCACCATCGCCGACGGCCTCAACGAGGACGGCACCTGCTTCAACGAGCTGTACTCTTTCGGCTCGCGGTCGTTTTCTATCTTCTCCACCGACGGCACCGAAGTGTTCAACTCCGGCTCCGAGTTCGAGGAGATCACCGCACGCCTCCACGAGCAGGGCAAGCTGGTCTTTAACGCGGGTCACGACGAAGGCTGGTTCGACTCCCGCTCCGACAACAAGGGCCCGGAGCCGGAGGGCGTGGCGCTCGGCCACATCAACGGCCGGGACTACGCCTTCATCGGCCTCGAGCGGGTCGGCGGCATCTTCGTCTACGACATCACCGACCCAGCGAACGCCAGCTACGTCGCCTATGTCAACAACCGGAACTTCGACGTCTCCGCCATAGATGAGGAGAGCGAAGAGCTCGTCGATAACTGGCAAGACGCCGGTGACCTCGGCGCGGAAGGCCTGGTGTTCATCCCGGCCGCCGACTCCCCGAACGGCAACGACCTCGTGGTCGTGGGCAATGAGGTCTCCGGCACCACCACCGTCTTCGAGATCACCGGTGCGGTGACCGAGGGCTCCGGCGAGGACCCGGCCGATGGATCCGCTGCTGGTTCGAGCAGCTCGAGTGAATCGAGCGTGTCCTCCAGCTCCGGGCTGCTCGTCGTGGGCGGGCTGATCGCTCTGATCGCTGCTATCGGTGGCGTGATCGCTTCGACCCCGGCGATCGGCCAGCTCCTCATGTCGCTGATCCCGCCGCACCTGCGTGATCACATCGAGGATATCCTCCCCTAA
- the ilvA gene encoding threonine ammonia-lyase IlvA, whose amino-acid sequence MNDVAYEPVHASDIQAAQARISSVIAPTPLQYCPRLSEETGHSVYLKREDLQDVRSYKIRGAYYAISNLSEEQRSAGIVAASAGNHAQGVAYACRTMGMPGKIFVPTTTPKQKRDRIAVHGGEMVELVMVGSNFDEAAQAAREDAEERGATMIEPFDARDTVIGQGTVAAEILSQLTALGKNLDTVIVPVGGGGLLAGITSYLADMAPRAALIAAEPAGAASLAAAFENNGPVTLESVDSFVDGAAVKRIGRFPYQVIDANQSRIHAVSCDEGAVATEMLNLYQSEGIIAEPAGALSVAALQSVNLPAGSTIACVISGGNNDVLRYAEVMERSLVHRGLKHYFLVNFPQEPGQLRSFLTDILGPDDDVTLFEYLKRNNRETGAALVGIELGDAGDLGGLLERMEASKIKCEYLEPGTPEYEFVVRT is encoded by the coding sequence ATGAACGACGTTGCGTACGAACCGGTGCATGCTTCCGATATCCAGGCCGCCCAGGCCCGGATTTCCTCGGTGATCGCCCCGACCCCGCTGCAGTACTGCCCGCGCCTGTCGGAGGAGACCGGGCATTCCGTCTACCTCAAGCGCGAGGACCTGCAGGACGTGCGCTCATACAAGATTCGCGGCGCCTACTACGCCATTTCGAATCTCTCGGAAGAACAGCGCAGCGCCGGCATCGTCGCCGCCAGCGCCGGCAACCACGCCCAAGGCGTGGCGTATGCCTGCCGGACGATGGGGATGCCGGGCAAGATTTTCGTGCCCACCACCACCCCCAAGCAGAAGCGCGATCGCATCGCCGTCCACGGCGGCGAGATGGTGGAACTGGTCATGGTCGGTTCCAACTTCGACGAGGCCGCCCAGGCCGCCCGCGAGGATGCGGAAGAGCGCGGCGCCACCATGATCGAGCCTTTCGACGCCCGCGATACCGTCATCGGCCAGGGCACCGTCGCCGCGGAGATCCTAAGCCAGCTCACGGCGCTGGGGAAGAACCTCGATACCGTGATCGTGCCCGTCGGCGGCGGTGGGCTGCTCGCCGGCATCACCAGCTATCTGGCGGATATGGCCCCGCGCGCGGCGTTGATCGCCGCCGAGCCCGCCGGCGCTGCCTCGCTGGCCGCCGCGTTCGAGAATAACGGCCCGGTGACCCTCGAGTCCGTCGACAGCTTCGTCGACGGCGCCGCCGTCAAACGCATCGGCCGTTTCCCGTACCAGGTTATCGACGCCAACCAGTCCCGCATCCACGCCGTCAGCTGCGACGAGGGCGCGGTGGCCACCGAGATGCTCAACCTCTATCAGTCCGAGGGCATCATCGCCGAGCCCGCGGGCGCCCTGTCGGTCGCGGCGCTGCAGAGCGTCAACCTGCCGGCCGGCTCCACCATCGCCTGCGTCATCTCCGGCGGCAACAACGACGTGTTGCGCTACGCCGAAGTCATGGAGCGCTCCCTGGTGCATCGCGGCCTGAAGCACTACTTCCTAGTGAACTTCCCGCAGGAGCCGGGGCAGCTGCGCAGCTTCCTCACCGACATCCTGGGCCCCGACGATGACGTCACCCTCTTCGAGTACCTCAAGCGCAACAACCGCGAGACCGGTGCCGCCCTGGTCGGCATCGAACTCGGCGATGCCGGAGACCTCGGCGGCCTGCTCGAGCGCATGGAGGCCTCGAAGATCAAGTGCGAGTACCTCGAGCCCGGTACCCCCGAATACGAGTTCGTCGTCCGCACCTAA
- the treZ gene encoding malto-oligosyltrehalose trehalohydrolase has product MSDEATQVFSVWAPHADQVRLRLDDPEGPAHDLQQASGGWWISDIPMLKHQRYAYEVHNDDGWSKPLPDPRTRSQPDGIHGFSEVVVTDFAWSDEQWTGRGLSSMILYELHVGTFTPAGTLDAAVEKLDYLVELGVNTVELMPVQPFGGERNWGYDGVDWYAVHEAYGGVDGLKRFVNAAHARGLAVVLDVVYNHFGPDGNYVGMFGPYTAAGATGWGDVVNLSGPDSDEVRAYVLGAVRQWLGEFHIDGLRLDAVHAYDDRLAYSIMEDMSIVAAELEGINGRPRTLIAESDLNNPRLITERAAGGYGLDGQWVDDIHHGIHTLITGEDHAYYKDYGDIEVLADTLRMGWRYNQTYSAYRRRTHGRALDLAHTPAWRLVTYTTTHDQVGNRAAGDRPSMNLSPTQQVLKAALIYLSPFTPMLFMGEEFGARTPFPFFISHTDEHLLDATREGRRAEFASAGWADEEIADPADPETFHAAKLDWTFTAQQQEIFDAYRRLLALRTDLRIAHPDLRDWFVETGGNEKRWLAFGHGEYLLVANLSDQPVTAPFGGELVYSFTRPSISNEDTKLGAWEFALLRRGA; this is encoded by the coding sequence ATGAGCGATGAAGCGACACAGGTGTTCTCCGTCTGGGCCCCGCACGCCGATCAGGTGCGTTTGCGTCTCGACGACCCCGAAGGCCCGGCCCACGATCTCCAGCAGGCAAGCGGTGGCTGGTGGATCAGCGATATCCCGATGCTTAAGCACCAGCGCTACGCCTACGAGGTGCACAACGATGACGGCTGGTCGAAGCCGCTGCCCGATCCGCGCACCCGCTCGCAGCCGGACGGCATCCACGGTTTCTCCGAGGTCGTGGTCACGGATTTCGCGTGGTCCGATGAGCAGTGGACCGGTCGCGGATTGTCGTCGATGATTCTTTATGAGCTGCACGTGGGCACCTTCACTCCGGCGGGGACGTTGGATGCGGCCGTCGAGAAACTGGATTATTTGGTGGAGCTCGGCGTGAACACCGTCGAGCTCATGCCGGTGCAGCCTTTCGGCGGCGAGCGTAACTGGGGCTACGACGGCGTCGATTGGTACGCGGTGCACGAGGCCTATGGCGGGGTGGACGGGCTGAAGCGTTTCGTCAATGCCGCGCACGCCCGCGGCCTGGCGGTAGTGCTCGATGTGGTCTACAACCACTTCGGCCCGGACGGTAACTACGTGGGCATGTTCGGCCCCTACACGGCCGCGGGCGCCACGGGCTGGGGTGATGTGGTTAACCTCTCGGGCCCGGATTCCGACGAGGTCCGCGCCTACGTGCTCGGCGCCGTGCGCCAGTGGCTGGGCGAGTTCCACATCGACGGCCTGCGCCTCGACGCGGTGCACGCCTACGACGACCGGCTGGCGTATTCCATCATGGAGGACATGAGCATCGTCGCCGCGGAGCTCGAGGGTATCAACGGTCGCCCGCGCACCCTCATCGCCGAAAGCGATCTGAATAACCCGCGCCTGATCACCGAGCGCGCCGCCGGCGGCTATGGGCTGGATGGCCAGTGGGTCGACGACATCCACCACGGCATCCACACCCTGATCACGGGCGAAGACCACGCCTACTACAAGGACTACGGCGACATCGAAGTGCTCGCCGACACCCTGCGCATGGGCTGGCGCTACAACCAGACCTATTCCGCCTACCGCAGGCGTACCCACGGCCGCGCACTGGATCTGGCGCACACCCCGGCCTGGCGGCTGGTGACCTACACGACGACCCACGACCAGGTGGGCAACCGCGCCGCCGGCGATCGCCCGTCGATGAACCTCAGCCCTACCCAGCAGGTGCTCAAGGCGGCGTTGATCTACCTCTCCCCTTTCACCCCGATGCTGTTTATGGGCGAAGAGTTCGGCGCGCGCACCCCCTTCCCGTTTTTCATCTCGCATACCGACGAGCACCTGCTCGACGCCACCCGCGAAGGCCGTCGCGCCGAGTTCGCCTCCGCCGGCTGGGCGGACGAAGAGATCGCCGATCCCGCCGATCCCGAGACCTTCCACGCGGCGAAGCTCGACTGGACGTTCACCGCGCAGCAGCAGGAGATTTTCGACGCTTATCGACGCCTGCTTGCCCTGCGCACCGACCTTCGCATCGCACACCCTGACCTGCGGGACTGGTTCGTCGAAACCGGTGGGAATGAGAAGCGCTGGTTAGCCTTCGGCCACGGTGAGTACCTGCTAGTGGCGAACCTCTCGGATCAACCCGTCACCGCGCCCTTTGGTGGTGAGCTGGTGTATTCGTTCACGCGGCCGTCGATAAGCAATGAGGACACCAAGCTCGGCGCCTGGGAGTTCGCGCTCCTGCGCCGCGGTGCCTAG
- a CDS encoding IMPACT family protein: MNDSYLLPEAHRDYVDEWELKRSRFLTTARRVMNENEAREFIDEIKATYPDANHNCSAYYYHVEGSNPVERSSDDGEPSGTAGRPMLEQLKGSGMCDIAVVVTRYFGGVKLGAGGLVHAYSESVGRVLPQIPRVRRSLRALYTVEFEHADAGQKEAELRARGIHILDVSYGARATYTLAVAPDEAAELADTLATLTQGQVVPVEAGTAWVEHRSNH, encoded by the coding sequence ATGAACGACTCCTACCTGCTTCCCGAAGCCCACCGCGACTACGTCGACGAGTGGGAGCTCAAGCGCTCCCGGTTTCTCACCACCGCGCGCCGGGTCATGAACGAAAACGAGGCGCGGGAGTTCATCGACGAGATCAAAGCCACCTACCCGGATGCCAACCACAACTGCTCGGCGTACTACTACCACGTTGAGGGCTCCAATCCGGTGGAGCGTTCCTCCGACGACGGCGAGCCCTCCGGCACCGCCGGGCGCCCCATGCTGGAACAGCTCAAGGGATCGGGGATGTGTGACATCGCGGTCGTCGTCACCCGCTACTTCGGCGGGGTGAAACTCGGCGCCGGGGGATTGGTGCACGCCTACTCCGAATCCGTCGGGCGGGTGCTGCCGCAGATCCCGCGGGTGCGCCGCAGCCTGCGCGCGCTCTACACCGTGGAGTTCGAGCACGCCGATGCCGGGCAGAAGGAAGCCGAGCTGCGCGCCCGCGGCATCCACATCCTGGATGTCAGCTACGGCGCGCGGGCCACCTACACCCTGGCCGTCGCTCCAGACGAGGCCGCAGAGCTTGCCGATACCCTCGCCACCCTCACCCAGGGTCAGGTGGTTCCCGTAGAGGCCGGAACCGCCTGGGTTGAACATCGAAGTAACCACTAA
- a CDS encoding RNA-binding S4 domain-containing protein codes for MSVPEPDGKPVRIDVWVWAVRIFKTRSAAAEAVRAGHVKLNGSTTKPSQQVVPGDHIRVWKDHRERRFEVVATLRKRAGAPVARKCYVDHSPPPPPKEVLASLPQRDRGAGRPTKKERRQLDRLRGHR; via the coding sequence ATGTCCGTGCCGGAACCTGATGGAAAGCCGGTGCGTATCGACGTCTGGGTGTGGGCGGTACGCATCTTCAAAACCCGCTCGGCCGCCGCGGAGGCGGTGCGCGCCGGGCACGTGAAGCTCAACGGTTCGACCACCAAGCCCTCCCAGCAGGTCGTGCCGGGCGATCACATCCGCGTGTGGAAAGACCACCGAGAGCGGCGCTTCGAGGTCGTCGCCACCCTGCGCAAGCGCGCCGGGGCGCCTGTGGCCCGAAAGTGCTACGTGGACCACTCGCCGCCCCCGCCGCCGAAGGAGGTCCTAGCCTCGCTGCCGCAACGTGATCGGGGAGCGGGCCGGCCCACCAAGAAGGAGCGCCGCCAGCTCGACCGCCTGCGCGGG